Proteins from a single region of Pseudodesulfovibrio portus:
- the truA gene encoding tRNA pseudouridine(38-40) synthase TruA produces MRIRLTLAYEGTDFCGWQLQPKDRTVQGEVEKALSRILGAPVRVHGSGRTDAGVHALCQVCHFDCPGERAGFPWQRSLNAVMPEDVRVLDAAEAPDDFHARYGTLEKTYEYALWHERGFCLPQRRRFVWACGPVNFSRMEAAAEILKGEHDFAAFQNVGTDIDSTVRTITELSRRPGPTGHESVWRFTANGFLKQMVRNLMGCLVACGRGKLSPDDVRAILDSGDRTTAPATAPPQGLTLTSVVYR; encoded by the coding sequence ATGCGAATCAGACTGACGCTGGCATACGAGGGCACGGATTTTTGCGGCTGGCAGCTGCAGCCGAAGGATCGGACCGTCCAGGGCGAGGTGGAAAAGGCGCTGTCGCGCATCCTGGGTGCGCCCGTCCGCGTCCACGGTTCGGGCCGGACCGACGCCGGGGTCCACGCCCTGTGCCAGGTCTGCCATTTCGACTGTCCGGGCGAGCGGGCCGGCTTTCCATGGCAGCGCAGCCTGAACGCGGTCATGCCCGAGGACGTGCGCGTCCTCGACGCGGCCGAGGCCCCGGATGATTTTCACGCCCGGTACGGGACCCTGGAAAAGACCTACGAATATGCCTTGTGGCACGAGCGGGGGTTCTGCCTGCCCCAGCGCAGGCGGTTCGTCTGGGCGTGCGGGCCGGTGAACTTCTCCCGCATGGAAGCGGCCGCCGAAATCCTCAAGGGCGAGCATGACTTCGCGGCCTTCCAGAACGTGGGCACGGACATCGACTCCACGGTGCGCACCATCACCGAGCTCTCCCGCCGACCGGGCCCCACCGGCCATGAATCCGTATGGCGGTTCACGGCAAACGGCTTTCTCAAGCAGATGGTCCGCAACCTGATGGGCTGCCTCGTGGCCTGCGGGCGCGGCAAGCTGTCGCCGGACGACGTGCGGGCCATTCTCGACTCCGGCGACCGGACAACGGCCCCGGCCACGGCCCCGCCCCAGGGGCTGACGTTGACCAGCGTCGTGTACAGGTAG
- the panB gene encoding 3-methyl-2-oxobutanoate hydroxymethyltransferase: MSTNNKSASAKAKPITAPDIRAMKNGEKICCMTAFDYPSAMIGDQAGMDLLLVGDSLAMTVLGHEDTLSVTVDEMVHHTRAASRGVERALLVADMPFMSFATVDKALENGGRLISEGRAKAVKLEGGVPVAPQVKALTQAGIPVMAHVGLTPQHIAEFGGFKAQGKSADAVKTLIEDAQAVEEAGAFCVVLEAIPVEAAELITESVTIPTIGIGAGNVTDGQILVYNDVLGFFDRFTPKFVRRYADLGAAAREALQMYCADVRRTTFPGDKNTFYMPDDQLAQVRKIKVKSKKK, from the coding sequence ATGAGCACCAACAACAAATCCGCTTCGGCCAAGGCCAAGCCGATCACCGCGCCCGACATCCGGGCCATGAAGAACGGCGAGAAAATCTGCTGCATGACGGCCTTCGACTACCCCTCGGCCATGATCGGCGACCAGGCAGGCATGGACCTGCTCCTGGTGGGGGATTCACTGGCCATGACCGTGCTCGGCCATGAGGACACTCTGTCCGTGACCGTGGACGAGATGGTCCATCACACCCGCGCGGCCAGCCGGGGCGTGGAGCGGGCCCTGCTCGTGGCGGACATGCCCTTCATGTCCTTTGCCACCGTGGACAAGGCCCTGGAAAACGGCGGTCGCCTCATTTCGGAAGGCAGGGCCAAGGCGGTCAAGCTGGAGGGCGGCGTCCCGGTCGCGCCCCAGGTCAAGGCATTGACCCAGGCGGGCATCCCGGTCATGGCCCACGTGGGACTGACGCCGCAGCACATCGCCGAGTTCGGCGGGTTCAAGGCCCAGGGCAAGTCCGCCGACGCCGTCAAGACGCTCATCGAGGATGCACAGGCCGTGGAGGAGGCGGGTGCCTTCTGCGTGGTGCTCGAAGCCATCCCCGTGGAGGCCGCCGAGTTGATCACCGAATCCGTGACCATCCCGACCATCGGCATCGGCGCGGGCAACGTCACCGACGGGCAGATTCTGGTCTACAACGACGTTCTCGGCTTCTTCGACCGGTTCACGCCCAAGTTCGTGCGCCGCTACGCCGACCTGGGTGCTGCTGCCCGAGAGGCGCTTCAGATGTATTGCGCGGACGTGCGCCGGACCACCTTCCCGGGCGACAAGAACACCTTCTACATGCCCGACGACCAGCTCGCCCAGGTGCGCAAGATCAAGGTCAAGAGCAAGAAAAAGTAG
- a CDS encoding sensor histidine kinase, which translates to MIDDGRRYMAEDGEEPCFEELTEEERMDYVTSRIEAKLLDYDGYDFTLRQSRALNIFFELSQELRGREMFYTVCMVIPRILLRLESSIYILEDEETFSLAGCSLGRCEMEPTRTWDHELTDHIVLSGQRLFIPICANPEYIDMLPFAPPHNIIGSFVMSPCDKLAGHAQLFLEKYVNRIGFQLHHRIIRARNREHISFIKSMVQDIGHNVIVPNMYFKLYFNQLKRQIEELHLTTAKVLDMMNDCGRQDCVGEGNRLASIAAGIEAQYQEIYSHYESTSMFLETLLRRRHFEEGRYVLDKREVNLRKTVIEPVVERFRLRFEDLGIKLDLSLGGPPDQMIRLVIDRGLILQVVDNLFNNALKYTGNADLPDGRSGKFVAYGWEVLKDHFAPGLPGIRIWVASTGKPLELGDPMEVFKPGFRAGNVARQPGTGRGLYFVRQVVELHDGQVGYAYTARGNEFSMILPFEQEKR; encoded by the coding sequence ATGATCGACGATGGCAGGCGTTACATGGCCGAAGACGGAGAAGAACCGTGTTTCGAGGAGCTGACCGAAGAGGAGCGGATGGACTACGTGACCAGCCGCATCGAGGCCAAGCTGCTCGACTACGACGGGTACGACTTCACCCTGCGCCAGTCCCGCGCCCTGAACATCTTCTTCGAGCTCTCCCAGGAGCTGCGGGGACGGGAGATGTTCTACACCGTCTGCATGGTCATCCCCCGCATCCTGCTCAGGCTTGAATCCTCCATATATATCCTGGAGGACGAGGAGACGTTTTCCCTGGCCGGGTGCTCCCTTGGCCGGTGCGAGATGGAGCCCACCCGGACCTGGGACCACGAATTGACCGATCACATCGTGCTTTCCGGCCAGCGGCTGTTCATCCCCATCTGCGCCAATCCGGAGTATATCGACATGCTCCCCTTTGCTCCGCCCCACAACATCATCGGCAGTTTCGTCATGAGCCCGTGCGACAAGCTGGCCGGTCACGCCCAGCTTTTTCTCGAGAAATACGTCAACCGCATCGGGTTCCAACTCCACCACCGGATCATCCGGGCCCGCAACCGGGAACACATCTCCTTCATCAAGTCCATGGTCCAGGACATCGGCCACAACGTCATTGTCCCGAACATGTATTTCAAGCTCTATTTCAACCAGCTGAAACGACAGATCGAGGAGCTGCATCTCACCACCGCCAAGGTGCTCGACATGATGAACGACTGCGGTCGGCAGGACTGCGTCGGGGAGGGCAACCGGCTGGCCTCCATCGCGGCGGGCATCGAGGCCCAGTACCAGGAGATATACAGCCACTATGAGTCCACCTCCATGTTCTTGGAGACCCTGCTCCGTCGCCGCCATTTCGAGGAGGGGCGCTACGTGCTGGACAAGCGTGAGGTGAACCTGCGCAAGACGGTCATCGAGCCCGTGGTGGAGCGGTTCCGCCTCCGGTTCGAGGATCTCGGCATCAAGCTCGATCTCAGCCTGGGCGGCCCGCCGGACCAGATGATCCGGCTGGTCATCGACAGGGGGCTGATCCTCCAGGTCGTGGACAATCTTTTCAACAACGCGCTCAAGTACACGGGGAATGCGGACCTGCCCGACGGCCGGTCCGGCAAGTTCGTGGCCTATGGTTGGGAAGTCCTCAAGGATCACTTCGCGCCGGGGTTGCCCGGCATCCGCATCTGGGTCGCGTCCACGGGAAAACCCCTTGAACTCGGCGATCCCATGGAGGTCTTCAAGCCCGGCTTCCGCGCGGGCAACGTGGCCCGCCAGCCCGGCACGGGCCGCGGCCTGTACTTCGTGCGCCAGGTGGTCGAGCTCCACGACGGCCAGGTCGGGTACGCCTACACCGCACGGGGCAACGAATTCTCCATGATCCTGCCCTTCGAGCAGGAGAAGCGGTAG